A genome region from Myxocyprinus asiaticus isolate MX2 ecotype Aquarium Trade chromosome 12, UBuf_Myxa_2, whole genome shotgun sequence includes the following:
- the LOC127448969 gene encoding SAM pointed domain-containing Ets transcription factor-like — MASPVQIQTDNPILQTPRPGFADTLLALFKREDGIVQTTELVDHKPRLDGSDRGHSGLYLSCFDMPFTEDAAWLVRVSDSSTSVGAAGPRLESCQEPEQCPVIDSPGLGTSPLSPTLEQQVEERSLEQVQSLVVGEVLKDIETACKLLNITPDPVEWNCGNVQKWLLWTEHLYRLPQVGKAFQDLDGKDLCSMSEEDFRQRSPQCSETLHAHLDIWKSAAWMKERCSVGESRIREPEEIWSEADSSCSGQPIHLWQFLRELLLKPHSYGRCIRWLNKEKGIFKIEDSAHVARLWGLRKNRPAMNYDKLSRSIRQYYKKGIIRKPDVSQRLVYQFVYPV, encoded by the exons ATGGCCAGTCCAGTTCAGATCCAGACAGATAACCCCATTCTTCAGACGCCACGTCCAGGTTTTGCAGATACCTTGCTGGCTCTTTTTAAGAGAGAAGATGGCATAGTGCAGACCACGGAGCTGGTCGACCACAAACCCCGTCTAGATGGCTCGGACCGTGGACATTCTGGACTCTATCTGTCCTGCTTCGACATGCCCTTCACTGAGGATGCCGCCTGGCTGGTGAGGGTGTCGGATTCCTCCACATCCGTGGGGGCTGCCGGGCCCCGACTGGAATCGTGTCAGGAACCAGAGCAGTGTCCTGTCATTGACAGCCCCGGGCTGGGAACCTCGCCGCTGTCGCCTACCCTGGAACAACAGGTGGAGGAGAGATCTTTGGAGCAGGTACAAAGTCTGGTGGTGGGAGAAGTTCTGAAGGACATTGAAACAGCTTGTAAACTTCTAAACATCACACCAg ACCCAGTGGAGTGGAATTGTGGGAATGTACAGAAGTGGTTACTATGGACTGAGCATCTTTACAGGCTTCCGCAGGTGGGCAAGGCCTTCCAAGACCTGGATGGGAAAGATTTATGTTCCATGAGTGAGGAAGACTTCCGACAGCGGTCGCCACAGTGCAGTGAAACCTTACatgcacatctggatatatggaAATCAG CTGCCTGGATGAAGGAAAGGTGTTCAGTTGGAGAGAGCAGGATAAGAG AACCAGAGGAAATTTGGTCAGAGGCAGATTCATCATGCTCTGGTCAGCCGATCCACCTGTGGCAGTTCCTTAGAGAACTCCTCCTGAAACCTCACAGTTATGGACGCTGCATCCGCTGGCTAAACAAAGAGAAAG GGATTTTCAAAATTGAAGATTCGGCTCACGTTGCACGTCTCTGGGGTTTGAGGAAGAACCGGCCAGCTATGAACTATGACAAACTCAGCCGCTCCATTCGGCAGTACTATAAAAAGGGCATTATACGCAAGCCAGATGTCTCTCAAAGACTCGTCTATCAGTTTGTGTATCCTGTTTAA